In [Phormidium] sp. ETS-05, the genomic window CTTGCTGAAATAAACACACTTTGGGGGTATTTTTCCTTGGCTACCTCCAGCACTTCTCCCGCCACTTGGTCGATTTTGTTGAAGACTACCAGAGCCGGTCCCGTGGCAATAGTCATGTCAGTTAAAATTCCGATCACTGATTCCATCTGTCTTTGCCATCCTGAATGCGATAGGTCCACCACGTGGAGCAAAGCATCCGCCTCGGTGACTTCTTCTAAAGTGGCTCGAAAAGCATCCATTAGGGTATCGGGTAATTCCCGAATAAACCCGACTGTATCGGTCAAAACTACTGTTTGGGGCTCACCTGTTACCGCATCTGGCACCACAACGCGGCGGGTGGTGGGGTCGAGCGTGGCAAATAACTGGTCGGCGGTGTAAACTTCTGCGTCGCTCAGAGCATTGAGCAGGGTAGATTTACCGGCATTAGTATAGCCGACGATCGCCACGGAGGGCACTTCTTGGTGCTGGCGGTGTTGGCGCAACCGGTGGCGATGTGCTTGCAGGTCGTTTACTTCCTGCTGCAATCGGGCAATCCGACGACTAATGGCGCGGCGTTCCGTCTCCAGTTTGGTTTCTCCTGGTCCTCTGGTGCCGATACCACCTCCTAAACGGGACATGGCTTGACCCCTACCAGTCAAACGCGGGAGCATATACTCTAACTGAGCTAATTCTACCTGAAGTTTGCCCGCACCGGACCGAGCGCGTTGGGCAAATATGTCTAAAATTACTTCAGTGCGATCGACTACCCGCACCCCAATTTGGATTTCTAGGTTGCGCACTTGACTGGGGGTTAAATCGCGATCGAACACTATCAAATTAGCGCCATTCGTTTGGGCGGCGAGGGCGATTTCTTCCACTTTCCCCGCACCTACTACCGTTTGTGGGTGAGGACTGGGGCGACTTTGGCGCAAAGTCTGCACTACCACTCCCCCTGCAGTATCCACCAATCGGGCTAATTCCGCCAGAGAATCTTCAAACTCATCGGCGGTCATTTTTCCCGTCATCAGGCCCACGGCTAAGACGCGATCGCGGTCTGGGTCCACCGCCTGCGCCACAAACTGGCTCTGCAGTTCGGCTTCTAAACCATCAATCAGCTCCTGAAAATCCTGCTGGGTCAGCATATCTAAGCTGATGGGTGGCGATACCTCCACCGGTAAACCCACTGATGAATCCTCCGGCGTTTGCGCCTTCAGAGTTGCCAGCCAAGTTTCCTTCACATAACCAGTGGCACCACCACCCCGCCGCTCAAACCCTTCTCCCGTCAGGGTTAGCACCACTAGAGCATCCAACCGCTGAATCGCCATTGCCGTGAGAGCAGCCTCTTTGGGTGGTTCTGACTGCAAGAATGTAGTGATACAGCGAATCCCGCTCAGACGGCCCGCACCATAACGGGGTAATTCTAAAGCTGGAATTTGGGTTTGGCGTACCGTCCCCACCCCCACCCGCATCACCTGGCCCCGGCGGTTGATATAAGTG contains:
- the hflX gene encoding GTPase HflX; this translates as MRVGVGTVRQTQIPALELPRYGAGRLSGIRCITTFLQSEPPKEAALTAMAIQRLDALVVLTLTGEGFERRGGGATGYVKETWLATLKAQTPEDSSVGLPVEVSPPISLDMLTQQDFQELIDGLEAELQSQFVAQAVDPDRDRVLAVGLMTGKMTADEFEDSLAELARLVDTAGGVVVQTLRQSRPSPHPQTVVGAGKVEEIALAAQTNGANLIVFDRDLTPSQVRNLEIQIGVRVVDRTEVILDIFAQRARSGAGKLQVELAQLEYMLPRLTGRGQAMSRLGGGIGTRGPGETKLETERRAISRRIARLQQEVNDLQAHRHRLRQHRQHQEVPSVAIVGYTNAGKSTLLNALSDAEVYTADQLFATLDPTTRRVVVPDAVTGEPQTVVLTDTVGFIRELPDTLMDAFRATLEEVTEADALLHVVDLSHSGWQRQMESVIGILTDMTIATGPALVVFNKIDQVAGEVLEVAKEKYPQSVFISASDRIGLETLRLRIGQLLHYAVAPR